Proteins from one Panicum virgatum strain AP13 chromosome 7K, P.virgatum_v5, whole genome shotgun sequence genomic window:
- the LOC120641474 gene encoding uncharacterized protein LOC120641474, with protein sequence MVGVGVESPAPPAARRLRPGRVSAKRSWPPGCGRPPPAPQPEPAPAAAAGDGENGVGGSAGVLGGKAGEAIAPAAVSPPAQNGSLFRQQCSGDKGEEAVGPAAVSPMAQNGALPRQQGMNKMEEAAAPAAASAVTQNGDMPPQQGSDQVEEEAAPAAVSPVVQNGDLPQQQGSDKVEEAAAALAAAQNRAHHQLVQNKVEEVVVPAAALPAAGNGSRSHAMPQLGPEGAGEGGDKGGNGEAQLLGDSGVLSLDGQEGSRVLEVAAPQPLAKVLESCGIVGAASSAQNSGEDAVFLALKEHEHGGSAKVGREKVSADWDAMEMGNRTGGGDVERKENGVVAGTRAKRWLTSAVNPPPKNRAVSAIRRFPPGCGRTAVTTRGSGVLEVSPVRTFPSSCGRAAVTTTGNGVLEVSPIRTFPPGCGRSAVTIADSGDQEGLPLEDTPVTSSDAMVSVPVLCGAAASKLAQEASNEKMEGKRMVDECHSWTHNRVQVLDDFVGTEQDGDLQLNAVAKTTLGNSSNKKMKGTHSSREGKHVAQVVVDGKMKNKLDGSFNRSTLRTPLSDPVDAKTKRKSLESDETTVSMLCDAKASMAEKVRSKTLSAKKEVTCSNVNVKQNKVPRKLKGDGIGNNNLHRESKFGKHGGTNQHDGLKLVPDQLIVQALMAPDRCPWSRGRKSVARASKSLPRTNKLKGKDSTPRRLLTGKVASSDLINDETMEDNDNSNLEDDDSSKALVVYGEKRQMEDNDNSDLEDDDNSKALVVYGEKREICVTVPPLVPFGSHHMQLGDHDVDARSKVRKLLRLFQAICRKLMQVEEQGIRNITRIDLEAMNALKKDPIYKKLGAIVGNVPGVEIGDEFHFRVELSMVGLHRPNQAGIDTSKVNGVLVATSIVASGGYPDELSSSDELIYTGSGGKAGGNKDADDQKLERGNLALKNCIETKTPVRVIHGFKGQTKSKFGPSRAKQTSTFIYDGLYEVVECWKEGPKGEMVFKYKLQRIAGQPELALHTVKATRKSKVREGLCLPDISQGSERIPICVINTIDDMRPAPFKYITKVIYPTWYEKEPPAGCDCTNGCSDSIRCACVVKNGGEIPFNFNGAIVEARPLIYECGPSCRCPPSCHNRVSQHGIKIPLEIFKTSKTGWGVRSLSSISSGSFICEYTGELLEDEEAEKRQNDEYLFDIGSNYHDEELWEGLKSVVGVQSSTSSSETMEGFTIDAAECGNVGRFINHSCSPNLYAQNVLWDHDDMRMPHVMFFAVENIPPLQELTYHYNYKVGKVHDKNGNEKVKSCYCGASDCCGRLY encoded by the exons ATGGTCGGCGTCGGGGTggagtcgccggcgccgccggcggcgcgcaggtTGAGGCCTGGGAGGGTCTCCGCCAAGCGGTCCTGGCCGCCCGGGTGCGGCCGTCCGCCGCCTGCGCcccagcccgagccggcccccgcggccgcggccggcgatggGGAGAACGGCGTGGGTGGCAGCGCCGGCGTCCTCGGCGGCAAAGCGGGTGAGGCGATCGCCCCTGCCGCCGTTTCGCCTCCGGCCCAGAACGGCTCCCTGTTTCGGCAGCAGTGCTCGGGGGATAAGGGGGAGGAGGCGGTCGGCCCCGCCGCCGTTTCTCCCATGGCCCAGAACGGCGCCCTGCCTCGGCAGCAGGGGATGAATAAgatggaggaggcggccgcccccgccgctgctTCAGCTGTGACTCAGAACGGCGACATGCCTCCGCAGCAGGGGTCGGatcaggtggaggaggaggctgccCCCGCTGCTGTTTCACCTGTGGTTCAGAACGGTGACCTGCCTCAGCAGCAGGGGTCTGATAAGGTCGAGGAAGCTGCCGCCGCTTTAGCTGCGGCGCAGAACAGAGCTCATCATCAGCTGGTGCAAaataaggtggaggaggtggttgTTCCTGCAGCTGCTTTGCCTGCCGCGGGCAACGGTTCCCGCTCGCATGCCATGCCTCAGTTGGGTCCTGAGGGGGCAGGGGAGGGTGGAGACAAGGGGGGGAATGGAGAGGCACAATTGCTGGGTGATTCAGGTGTGCTGTCGTTGGATGGTCAGGAGGGAAGCAGGGTGTTGGAGGTGGCTGCGCCACAGCCACTGGCAAAAGTACTGGAGAGTTGTGGCATTGTTGGTGCTGCTAGTTCTGCACAGAACAGTGGTGAGGATGCTGTTTTTTTGGCACTCAAGGAGCACGAACACGGTGGCAGCGCCAAGGTGGGGAGGGAGAAGGTTTCTGCTGATTGGGATGCCATGGAGATGGGAAACAGAACAGGTGGTGGTGATGTAGAGAGGAAGGAAAATGGGGTTGTCGCAGGAACTAGAGCAAAGAGATGGTTAACGTCCGCTGTGAATCCACCACCCAAGAATAGGGCAGTCTCAGCCATACGCAGATTTCCACCTGGTTGTGGAAGGACTGCCGTTACTACCAGAGGCAGTGGAGTTTTGGAGGTCTCTCCCGTAAGGACATTTCCTTCTAGTTGTGGGAGGGCTGCTGTTACCACTACAGGAAATGGAGTTTTGGAGGTCTCGCCTATACGCACATTTCCTCCTGGCTGTGGAAGGTCTGCTGTTACTATTGCAGACAGTGGAGATCAAGAGGGTTTGCCGTTGGAAGACACACCTGTCACTAGTAGTGATGCCATGGTGTCAGTTCCAGTTTTATGTGGGGCTGCTGCTTCAAAATTAGCACAAGAGGCCTCAAATGAGAAAATGGAAGGCAAGAGAATGGTGGATGAATGTCATAGCTGGACTCATAATAGGGTCCAGGTTCTAGATGATTTTGTTGGTACTGAACAAGATGGTGACCTGCAGCTAAATGCTGTTGCAAAAACTACACTGGGTAATAGTTCCAACAAGAAGATGAAGGGGACACACTCATCACGTGAAGGGAAGCATGTAGCACAAGTAGTGGTGGATGGTAAGATGAAAAATAAACTTGACGGAAGCTTCAATAGAAGTACTCTTAGGACACCTTTGAGTGATCCAGTTGATGCAAAGACAAAAAGAAAGAGTTTGGAGAGTGACGAGACAACTGTGTCAATGCTTTGTGATGCAAAGGCTTCTATGGCAGAGAAGGTGCGAAGTAAGACTTTGAGCGCTAAAAAGGAAGTGACATGCTCAAATGTGAACGTGAAGCAAAATAAGGTTCCTCGTAAGCTGAAGGGTGATGGTATAGGCAATAACAACTTACATAGGGAGTCCAAGTTTGGAAAACATGGTGGAACCAATCAACATGATGGTCTGAAACTTGTGCCTGACCAACTAATTGTTCAAGCATTGATGGCTCCTGACAGATGCCCTTGGTCACGAGGAAGAAAGTCTGTCGCTAGGGCTTCCAAGTCTCTTCCTCGTACGAACAAGCTTAAGGGAAAAGATTCTACTCCAAGAAGATTATTGACGGGAAAAGTGGCCTCTAGTGATCTGATCAACGATGAGACAATGGAGGACAATGACAATTCTAACCTGGAAGATGATGACAGCTCCAAGGCACTAGTCGTGTATGGAGAAAAGCGACAAATGGAGGACAATGACAATTCTGACCTGGAAGATGATGACAACTCCAAGGCACTAGTTGTGTATGGAGAAAAGCGAGAAATTTGTGTCACAGTTCCTCCATTGGTTCCTTTTGGGTCACACCATATGCAACTTGGGGACCATGATGTGGATGCTCGAAGCAAAGTTAGGAAGTTGCTCCGATTGTTCCAAGCAATATGTCGAAAGCTCATGCAAGTTGAGGAACAAGGTATTCGCAATATTACGAGGATTGACTTAGAAGCAATGAATGCTTTAAAGAAAGACCCTATCTATAAAAAGCTTGGGGCCATTGTGGGAAATGTTCCTGGTGTTGAAATTGGCGATGAATTTCATTTTAGAGTAGAGTTGTCGATGGTTGGTCTCCATCGCCCGAATCAAGCAGGTATTGACACTTCTAAGGTGAATGGTGTTCTAGTTGCTACAAGTATTGTTGCCTCTGGAGGCTATCCTGATGAGCTATCAAGCTCAGATGAACTAATATACACTGGCTCCGGAGGAAAGGCCGGGGGTAATAAAGATGCAGATGATCAAAAGCTGGAACGGGGTAATCTCGCTTTGAAGAATTGCATAGAAACCAAGACCCCGGTTCGAGTGATTCATGGGTTCAAAGGTCAAACTAAAAGCAAATTTGGTCCATCTAGAGCCAAGCAAACATCGACTTTTATTTATGATGGGTTGTACGAGGTGGtggaatgttggaaagaagGCCCGAAAGGTGAGATGGTCTTCAAGTACAAGCTACAAAGGATCGCAGGACAACCAGAATTAGCCCTTCACACAGTCAAGGCGACGAGGAAATCCAAAGTTCGTGAAGGTCTTTGTTTGCCTGATATATCTCAGGGAAGCGAGAGGATACCCATTTGTGTCATCAACACAATTGATGACATGAGGCCAGCACCATTTAAATACATCACCAAGGTCATATATCCAACTTGGTATGAAAAAGAACCTCCAGCGGGTTGTGACTGCACAAACGGCTGCTCGGACTCTATTAGATGTGCTTGTGTAGTGAAGAATGGAGGGGAAATCCCATTCAACTTCAATGGTGCGATCGTCGAGGCCAGGCCTCTCATATATGAGTGTGGTCCATCGTGCAG GTGCCCGCCATCATGCCACAATAGGGTCAGTCAGCATGGTATCAAAATTCCACTAGAAATTTTCAAGACCAGTAAGACAGGTTGGGGTGTAAGATCCCTCAGTTCTATATCTTCAGGCAGTTTCATATGCGAATATACCGGTGAGCTCTTGGAAGACGAAGAAGCTGAAAAGAGACAGAATGATGAGTATCTATTTGATATTGGTAGTAACTACCATGATGAAGAACTTTGGGAGGGGCTAAAATCAGTGGTTGGTGTACAATCTTCTACCTCGTCCTCCGAGACAATGGAAGGCTTCACAATAGATGCAGCTGAGTGTGGTAATGTGGGAAGATTCATCAACCATAGCTGTTCACCAAACCTCTATGCCCAAAATGTTCTCTGGGACCATGATGACATGAGGATGCCACATGTTATGTTTTTTGCTGTTGAGAATATCCCTCCACTACAGGAGCTGACCTACCATTATAATTATAAGGTAGGCAAGGTCCATGACAAGAATGGCAATGAGAAGGTTAAAAGTTGCTACTGCGGCGCCTCTGATTGCTGTGGCAGGCTCTACTAG